Proteins encoded by one window of Ictidomys tridecemlineatus isolate mIctTri1 chromosome 7, mIctTri1.hap1, whole genome shotgun sequence:
- the Fam110b gene encoding protein FAM110B produces the protein MPTETLQTGSMVKPVSPAGTFTSAVPLRILNKGPDYFRRQAEPNPKRLSAVERLEADKAKYVKSQEVINAKQEPVKPAVLAKPPVCPAAKRALGSPTLKVFGNHAKTESGVQRENLKLEILKNIINSSEGSSSGSGHKHSSRNWTPHRSDATTDLHRHSFAESLKVYPTPGRGSPQESSSHVSRRLLEQSAESFLHVSHSSSDIRKVTSVKPLKAIPCSSSAPPLPPKPKVAAMKSPEADPVEPACGVSRRPSLQRSKSDLSDRYFRVDADVERFFNYCGLDPEELENLGMENFARANSDIISLNFRSASMISSDCEQSQDSNSDLRNDDSANDRVPYGISAIERNARIIKWLYSIKQARESQKVSHV, from the coding sequence ATGCCCACGGAGACGCTACAGACAGGTAGCATGGTGAAGCCGGTCAGTCCCGCGGGCACCTTCACGTCGGCGGTGCCCCTGCGCATCCTGAACAAAGGGCCAGACTACTTCCGCAGGCAGGCCGAACCCAACCCCAAGAGGCTGAGCGCCGTGGAGAGGTTGGAAGCCGACAAGGCCAAGTACGTCAAGAGCCAGGAGGTGATCAATGCCAAGCAGGAGCCCGTGAAGCCGGCCGTGCTGGCCAAGCCCCCCGTGTGCCCGGCAGCCAAGCGCGCGCTGGGCAGCCCCACTCTCAAGGTGTTCGGCAACCACGCCAAAACCGAGAGCGGGGTGCAGCGCGAGAACCTCAAGCTGGAGATCCTGAAGAACATCATCAACAGCTCCGAGGGCTCCAGCTCGGGCTCGGGACACAAGCACAGCTCCCGAAACTGGACGCCACACCGCTCCGATGCCACCACCGACCTGCACCGGCACTCGTTCGCCGAGTCCCTGAAGGTCTACCCCACGCCAGGCCGCGGCAGCCCACAGGAGAGCAGTTCGCACGTGAGCAGGAGACTGCTGGAACAGTCGGCCGAGTCCTTCCTCCATGTCTCGCACAGCTCCTCGGACATCCGCAAGGTGACCAGCGTGAAGCCCCTCAAAGCCATCCCCTgcagcagctctgcccctcctctgcctcccaagcccaAGGTCGCCGCCATGAAGTCACCCGAAGCCGATCCTGTGGAACCAGCTTGTGGCGTCAGCCGAAGACCCTCCCTCCAGCGGTCTAAGTCAGACTTGAGTGACAGGTATTTCCGAGTGGATGCAGACGTGGAGAGGTTCTTCAACTACTGTGGACTGGACCCCGAAGAGCTGGAAAACCTCGGCATGGAAAACTTTGCCAGGGCTAATTCTGACATCATCTCCCTCAACTTCCGCAGCGCAAGCATGATCAGCTCAGACTGCGAACAGTCTCAGGACAGTAACAGTGACCTTAGAAATGATGACAGTGCCAATGACCGGGTGCCCTATGGCATTTCTGCCATCGAAAGAAACGCTAGGATCATCAAGTGGTTATATAGCATCAAACAAGCTAGAGAGTCGCAGAAGGTGTCCCACGTGTAA